CGCACGAAGCGACGCCCTTTTTACTGGCTCCCAAGACTCGAAGTCGTTGTAGAAGCCGGCCAGCTTCAGCCTAGGAAGCCGGTCTGAAATCCCAGCCGCGTTGCACGGGGGATGGTGTGAACCATGCGCCCGGGTCGATCCGTCGTCAAGCGGGCCGCCTTTATTTCGGGCTCTGTAGTTTCACCGAACGGGGGCCCGAAACGGCGAGAGGCCCGCGGGATCGCTCCCGCGGGCCTCTCGATCGGGTGGGTCCGGGCGGCACGGGGCCGCCCGGGAAGGGATCACTCGTCGGTGTCCTGACGGGCCTTGAGGGCCGCACCCAGGATGTCGCCGAGCGAAGCGCCCGAGTCCGACGAACCGAACTGCGCGACGGCCTCCTTCTCCTCGGCGATCTCGAGCGCCTTGATGGAGAGACCGATCTTGCGGGTCTTGCGGTCGAACTGGGTGATGCGGGCATCCAGCTTCTCGCCGACGGCGAAGCGCTCGGGGCGCTGCTCCGACCGCTCGCGCGAGAGGTCGGCGCGACGGATGAAGGCGGTCAGGTCGGTGTCGACCAGCTTGACCTCGATGCCGGCGTCCTTGACCTCGAGCACCTCGCAGGTGACCACCGCGTTGCGGCGAAGCTCGCCGGCGGTCTCCATCGGATCGTTGGCGAGCTGCTTGATGCCGAGCGAGATGCGCTCCTTCTCGACGTCGACGTCGAGAACCTGGGCGCGCACCACGTCACCCTTGGCGAACTCCTCGATGACCTGCTCGCCCGGACGGTTCCAGTCGAGGTCGGAGAGGTGCACCATGCCGTCGACGTCGCCGTCGAGACCGATGAACAGACCGAACTCGGTCTTGTTCTTGACCTCGCCCTCGACAGCCGAACCGATCGGGTGCTTCTCGAGGAAGGCCTCCCACGGGTTCTGCAGGGTCTGCTTCAGGCCGAGCGAGATGCGGCGCTTGACCGGATCGACCTCGAGCACCATCACGTCGACCTCCTGCGAGGTGGACACGATCTTGCCCGGGTGGACGTTCTTCTTGGTCCACGACATCTCGGAGACGTGGATCAGGCCCTCGATGCCCGGCTCCAGCTCCACGAAGGCGCCGTAGTCGGTGATGTTGGTGACGCGACCCTTGAACTTGGCGTTCACCGGGTACTTCGCCTCGATGCCCTCCCACGGATCCGCCTCGAGCTGCTTCATGCCGAGCGAGATGCGGTGGGTCTCCTGGTTGACGCGGATGATCTGGACGCGCACCTGCTGGCCGATCGAGAGCACCTCGGTCGGATGGTTGATGCGGCGCCACGCGATGTCCGTGACGTGCAGGAGGCCGTCGATGCCGCCGAGGTCGACGAACGCACCGTAGTCGGTGATGTTCTTGACGACGCCGTCGACCACCTGACCCTCTTCCAGGCTCTGGACGAGCTCGGAACGCTGCTCGGCACGGGTCTCCTCGAGGACGACGCGGCGCGACACGACGATGTTGCCGCGGCGCTTGTCCATCTTGAGGATCTGGAACGGCTGCGGCGTGTGCATCAGCGGGGCGACGTCGCGCACCGGGCGGATGTCGACTTGGCTACGCGGCAGGAAGGCGGTGGCGCCGTCGAGATCGACGGTGAAGCCGCCCTTCACCTGGTTGAAGATCTGGCCGATGACCTTCTCGTTCTTCTCGAAGGCCACCTCGAGGCGGACCCAGCTCTCCTCGCGGCGCGCCTTGTCGCGCGAGAGAACGGCTTCGCCGAGCGCGTTCTCGACGCGCTCCAGGTAAACCTCGACCTCGTCGCCGATCTTGAGCTCGCCGTCGCGGGCCCGGGCGCCGAACTCCTTGAGCGGAACGCGACCCTCGACCTTCAGGCCGACGTCGATGACCGCGAGGTCCTTCTCGATCGCGACGACGCGACCCTTGACGACCGCGCCTTCGACGACGTCCGAGGCGGTCAGGCTCTCGGCGAGAAGGGCGGCGAAATCCTCGCGGGAGGGATTGCTGGTTGCCATTGAAACTCCTGGTGCCGGCAGGCCGGCGTCGCGTCGGCGGGTTCGTGTGTTTGGGCGGCCCCTGACGTCCGTGGCCCGGATCCCCCTCGAAAACGACCGGGGAGCCGGATGCCGACGCTGTCGACGGACGACGGTGCCGAAAGACCTCGTGCGCCCGGTAGGATGACGTCCCGCCCGTGCGCGCCGCGCGGATATAGACGGGAAATCCGCGCGGCGCAAGACGGCGGGCGCGGCTCTTCACCCTCTCGCGCGGAGGCGGGGGCGGCACGCGCTATTCCTTTGCGCGCGGGGTCGCGCGGTGCTCAACTGCACCTCGTCAACGACCATGGGGGGCACCATGCCGAAGTCGATCCACCGCCGCGGCGCCGCGTTGCTGTGCGCCGGGCTGCCGCTGCTCTTCGCCGCCGCCGCTCCGGCCGCCGCGGTCGAGCTCGGGCCGACGGTCGCGGTTTCGCCGAAGACCAGCCCGTTCGCGGACTGCAAGGCCGACGACGTCGCCTCGCAGTCCGGTACCAACTATCCCGGCTCGGAGATCGAGCCCTTCGTCGAGGCGGCGCCCAAGGCGCCGGCGCGGCTGCTCGCCGGCTGGCAGCAGGACCGCTGGTCGAACGGCGGCGCCCGCGGGCTCGCCGCGGCCTACAGCTTCGACGGCGGCGCGTCCTGGAAGACGGTGGTGCCGCCCGGCGTCAGCAAGTGTTCCGGCGGCGCCTACCTGCGCGCCAGCGACCCCTGGGTCGCGATCTCGCCGAATGGCACGTCCTATTTCATGAGCCTCGCCTTCGACGCCGACCTGCCGGACGGCCGGTTCGGCGCCAACGCCATGCTGGTCAACCGGTCGACCGACGGCGGCCGGACGTGGTCGAGCCCGGTGGTGCTGCGCCGGGACGGCGTCGGCAAGGCGCTCAACGACAAGAACTCGATCACGGCCGATCCCGCGGACTCGCGCTACGCCTACGCGGTCTGGGACCGGCTGGTCGACTACAGCCTGCCCGACGGCCTGACCGGCGGCGGCGGCCGCGGCGCGCGCCAGCGCGCGGCCTTCCTGCGCTCGATCTCGGCCGGCAAGGCCACCGACGCGCCCGCGCGTGCCGACGAGGTGTTCTTCGAGGGGCCGGCCTTCCTCGCCCGCACCACCGACGGCGGCAAGACCTGGGAGCGGGCGCGCAAGGTGTTCGATCCCGGTCCGAACGCCCAGACCATCAACAACCTCGTCGAGGTCGGTCCGGGCGGCAAGGTCCACCTGTTCTTCACCCGCATCGACAGCGTCGGCCGCGTCTACATCGAGGTGAAGACCTCGACCGATCACGGTGCCACCTTCCCCGGCGCGGCGAGCATGGTGTCG
This genomic interval from Oharaeibacter diazotrophicus contains the following:
- the rpsA gene encoding 30S ribosomal protein S1 gives rise to the protein MATSNPSREDFAALLAESLTASDVVEGAVVKGRVVAIEKDLAVIDVGLKVEGRVPLKEFGARARDGELKIGDEVEVYLERVENALGEAVLSRDKARREESWVRLEVAFEKNEKVIGQIFNQVKGGFTVDLDGATAFLPRSQVDIRPVRDVAPLMHTPQPFQILKMDKRRGNIVVSRRVVLEETRAEQRSELVQSLEEGQVVDGVVKNITDYGAFVDLGGIDGLLHVTDIAWRRINHPTEVLSIGQQVRVQIIRVNQETHRISLGMKQLEADPWEGIEAKYPVNAKFKGRVTNITDYGAFVELEPGIEGLIHVSEMSWTKKNVHPGKIVSTSQEVDVMVLEVDPVKRRISLGLKQTLQNPWEAFLEKHPIGSAVEGEVKNKTEFGLFIGLDGDVDGMVHLSDLDWNRPGEQVIEEFAKGDVVRAQVLDVDVEKERISLGIKQLANDPMETAGELRRNAVVTCEVLEVKDAGIEVKLVDTDLTAFIRRADLSRERSEQRPERFAVGEKLDARITQFDRKTRKIGLSIKALEIAEEKEAVAQFGSSDSGASLGDILGAALKARQDTDE
- a CDS encoding sialidase family protein, producing MPKSIHRRGAALLCAGLPLLFAAAAPAAAVELGPTVAVSPKTSPFADCKADDVASQSGTNYPGSEIEPFVEAAPKAPARLLAGWQQDRWSNGGARGLAAAYSFDGGASWKTVVPPGVSKCSGGAYLRASDPWVAISPNGTSYFMSLAFDADLPDGRFGANAMLVNRSTDGGRTWSSPVVLRRDGVGKALNDKNSITADPADSRYAYAVWDRLVDYSLPDGLTGGGGRGARQRAAFLRSISAGKATDAPARADEVFFEGPAFLARTTDGGKTWERARKVFDPGPNAQTINNLVEVGPGGKVHLFFTRIDSVGRVYIEVKTSTDHGATFPGAASMVSEVLSSPTYTITPNLEAPVRDAGILFDTAVDPATGTLAVVWQDGRFRGVEGIAFSTSFDGGKTWTFPIEVNRTPANFNRLREQAFVPAVEFVAGKVVVTYYDFRNDDASGELADAFTAICAAACYWPEGWTVGRRLTGKSFDLAKAPVARGYFLGDYMGLTAAAGKAVPLFGVTRATAGTADLVTRSITP